CGGCGCAGGCCTACGACATGGAGATGAAGGAGCGCATCGCCCTTCATCGGGTCCAGCGCGAGTCTGCCGGGTACGACTGGCAGACGCTGGAGGAAGCGCAGGCGCTGCCGGAGCTGCTGCGACGGCTTGGCGGCGATCAAGCGTCGCAGCCATCACCCGCGCCTATGGTGTTAGTCGACTGCCTGACCCTGTGGCTGTCGAACGTGCTGCTGGCCGCAGGCGAGGACGGCGAAGCTGCGTCCAAAGTTGCCATTAATGAACTGACGGCAGCTGTGGAGCAGTATCCGGGGCAGCTTGTCATCGTGACCAACGAGGTTGGTGACGGTATTGTGCCCGAATATCCGCTTGGTCGGCTGTATCGGGATTTGAGTGGGGTTATGAATCAGCGGATTGCCCGTCTTTGTGATGAAGTATTTTTGGTGACGGCGGGTATTCCCGTAGAACTCAAACGGCTGGAATATAAGCTATGAGCCGCGAACGTCAGGCTGTTGCTGCTGCTTTTCAATTTTTAACGCGTCTTCCGGTGAAGGCGGAATTGGATTTTTCCCCGGATTTGCTTAAACGCAGTGCAAGTTATTATCCGCTGGTGGGAGTGGTCATTGGCATCATCGTCTGGGGCTTTGCGGCGCTCGCTTCTATGGTGCTGCCGCCGTTGCCGTGTGCGATTCTTACTCTTGTTGTCTGGGTTTGGTTGACGGGTGGATTGCATTTGGACGGGTGGATGGATGCAGCTGATGCCTTGTTCAGCTACCGATCCCGTGAACGGATGCTGGAGATTATGAAGGATAGCCGTGTAGGGGCAATGGGCGTTATTGCTTGCGTGTTGCTGCTCATGCTCAAGGCTTCTTTGCTATATACGGTGCTGGTTGAACGGAATGTGTCTGGCTTGCTGCTGCTTCCGATGGTTTGGAGCCGCTGGTTTATGGTACATGCGATGAAGCGCTGGCCTAAAGCCCGTAATGATGATGGACTGGCTGCGCGTTTTGCTGATATGAGTGGTGGCCGCGTAGGGTTGGCCGTATTCTGGGCAGTATTAGTGACCCTAAGTGCTGCCGTAGGACAATATCTTCTGGCAGATTTGGCTACAGCAACAAGGGGGACTGGGAATCTGTCGTTGGCAGGATCATACTTACAAACCTTGCTTTCATATTCTGAAAGCCTTCCAATCTCGATAGGTTTTGTGTTGATTCCGCTCTTGGCTTACGGTGTTGGAACCTTCACGGCAAACCGTATTAACCGCCGCTTGGGTGGACTTACGGGAGATATATACGGAACTTTAAACGAATTGCTGGAGACTGTTTTATTGTTGTTTATTGTCATTTTGTACGGGTTGTGACCAGATTTGAAATGAATTCGTTAAAGGGGAAGAGGCAATTGTCAACTTTCGAACCGTCCTGCACGAGCCCGGCAGCCGTATTGATGCTTCAAGGAACAGCGTCGGATGTGGGCAAAAGCGTGGTGACGACTGCGCTTTGCCGTATTTTTACGCAGGACGGATATCGTCCAGCACCGTTTAAGTCGCAAAATATGGCGTTAAACTCTTATGTTACCGAAGACGGCAAGGAAATTGGACGCGCTCAGGGGGTGCAGGCTGAGGCCTGCGGTATTGAGGCCACGACCGACATGAATCCGATTCTGATTAAGCCGGTCAAAGATATGCACTCACAAATTGTTGTACACGGTGTACCTTATGCCTATATGAGCGCCTCCGATTACCGGAAGGATTTTTTGCCAAAAGCCAAACAGACCGTTATGGATGCTCTGAATCGGTTGCGCGATACCTATGATATTGTCCTTATGGAAGGGGCAGGCAGCCCGGCAGAGATTAATTTGAAGGACCGCGATATCGTAAATATGAATCTGGCAGGTTGGGCGGATGCTCCAGTGTTGCTTATTTCAGATATCGACCGGGGCGGTGTTTTTGCCTCTCTCGTAGGAACTATCGAGTTGCTGGAACCCCATGAAGTACAACGTATCCGCGGATTTATCATTAACAAATTCAGAGGTGATCTGTCTCTGCTGCAACCGGGATTAGACTGGCTGGAGGAACGGACAGGCATTCCTGTACTCGGTGTATTGCCCTATCTACCAGACATTCGCATTGAAGCAGAGGATTCGGTAGTACTGGATAAGAAGCCCAAGCAATCTGCAAAGGATAAAGAACTGGATATTGCAGTGATACGATATCCACGGATTTCCAATTTTACGGACACGGATGCTCTGGCCGCAGAGCCGGATGTGAGTGTTCGTTATGTCACAGAAGCCGGACAGTTGGGTGTACCGGACGCCATTATCTTACCGGGGACCAAAGACACCATTGGAGACCTGTTGGAATTGCGTGAGAGAGGTCTGGAGAAAGACATTCGGCAGGCTATGAATACCGGATGCACACAGCTAGTTGGCATTTGTGGAGGTTACCAGATGCTGGGTACAGCGCTAGTTGATTCCGAAGCCGTCGAATCTGGGTTGCCGCAGCAGGCAGAGGGGTTAGGTTGGCTGGCTCTGTCCACGACCTTTTTGAAGGAAAAGCAAACCGTACGCGTACAAGGAACCCTGTCTAATCATTGTCCGCTTTTGCTTGGCACTGCGCCTGATTCGGGTTATGCCTCCAAGCCAAGTATTGAAGGTTATGAAATACATATGGGCGTTACGGAGTATGTTACGGAACCATACGCACCTACAGGTAGAACTTTAAACCTAAGCGAAATGAAAAGGTTATTCCATATCCGGCGTGGCGAAGGAACAGCTTTTGAGGAAGGCTGGGGTACGACAGACGGTAAAGTATGGGGAACCTATTTGCACGGTGTGTTTGATAATGACCGTTTTCGCCGATGCTGGCTGGATGGATTGCGACAAGCCAAGGGCTTGGCACCTTTAGAAAGCACTTTTACTGTACGTGAAGCCAAGGAACGAGAGTTTGACCGTGTCGCAGAGGTGGTTCGGGCTCATTTAGATATGGAGCAAATTTATCGTATGATGGGAATGAATTCATAAACTTCATAAAATGATTATTTAAATCGCTCTT
The Paenibacillus peoriae DNA segment above includes these coding regions:
- the cobU gene encoding bifunctional adenosylcobinamide kinase/adenosylcobinamide-phosphate guanylyltransferase, with protein sequence MKALVTGGARSGKSGFAERLCMTRAPGACYIATAQAYDMEMKERIALHRVQRESAGYDWQTLEEAQALPELLRRLGGDQASQPSPAPMVLVDCLTLWLSNVLLAAGEDGEAASKVAINELTAAVEQYPGQLVIVTNEVGDGIVPEYPLGRLYRDLSGVMNQRIARLCDEVFLVTAGIPVELKRLEYKL
- the cobS gene encoding adenosylcobinamide-GDP ribazoletransferase, whose product is MSRERQAVAAAFQFLTRLPVKAELDFSPDLLKRSASYYPLVGVVIGIIVWGFAALASMVLPPLPCAILTLVVWVWLTGGLHLDGWMDAADALFSYRSRERMLEIMKDSRVGAMGVIACVLLLMLKASLLYTVLVERNVSGLLLLPMVWSRWFMVHAMKRWPKARNDDGLAARFADMSGGRVGLAVFWAVLVTLSAAVGQYLLADLATATRGTGNLSLAGSYLQTLLSYSESLPISIGFVLIPLLAYGVGTFTANRINRRLGGLTGDIYGTLNELLETVLLLFIVILYGL
- a CDS encoding cobyric acid synthase — its product is MSTFEPSCTSPAAVLMLQGTASDVGKSVVTTALCRIFTQDGYRPAPFKSQNMALNSYVTEDGKEIGRAQGVQAEACGIEATTDMNPILIKPVKDMHSQIVVHGVPYAYMSASDYRKDFLPKAKQTVMDALNRLRDTYDIVLMEGAGSPAEINLKDRDIVNMNLAGWADAPVLLISDIDRGGVFASLVGTIELLEPHEVQRIRGFIINKFRGDLSLLQPGLDWLEERTGIPVLGVLPYLPDIRIEAEDSVVLDKKPKQSAKDKELDIAVIRYPRISNFTDTDALAAEPDVSVRYVTEAGQLGVPDAIILPGTKDTIGDLLELRERGLEKDIRQAMNTGCTQLVGICGGYQMLGTALVDSEAVESGLPQQAEGLGWLALSTTFLKEKQTVRVQGTLSNHCPLLLGTAPDSGYASKPSIEGYEIHMGVTEYVTEPYAPTGRTLNLSEMKRLFHIRRGEGTAFEEGWGTTDGKVWGTYLHGVFDNDRFRRCWLDGLRQAKGLAPLESTFTVREAKEREFDRVAEVVRAHLDMEQIYRMMGMNS